The nucleotide sequence CTTTGTGAACTTATACATAAGTTCTCTAGTGAAACACTGCGCAATAAATATGGTATGGAAGGACCATCCTGGGTAAATAGACATTTTTCTCTTGATACAATGGCCGAGAAAACTCTAAATATCTACAAATCCCTATGCGTGGTTTCGTAGGCTTTCTGTCGTCTAGGCCTCTCCCTTCGCTGGTTAAATATTTGAATCGGACGGTAGAGTTTCCCGGACTGTTCGCCGAGTTTATTAAAGCGATTACAACTTCATTTTCATTAAGAATTCTCCTGTAGTCTAAGAGACCGGATATCTTCATCCTGTGGCTTGAGGAGCCCTTTGTGTGGAAAGGCTTGCTCTGGATCCTCCCTCATCTCTCGAACCCACCGGGAAACAGTACTCTTGCTAATCCCAAGGTTCCGCTCCACCTCGGCAGCTTTGCACCCCTCTTCCACTACTAACTGGACCGCTTCTCTTTTGAATTCTTTGTCATAGTATCTATGCTTTTTGACCATGAACACACCTCCTTGTCATTAAATAGAATTAGTTCTTCGGTGTGTCCGCTAAAAAGGGGAAAGTTCAGTAAGATTATCGATGTTTCAGGTGTGGTTCGATTTTCAGCGACCGTTGCCCTGTAGCCCAAATCTCAAGAAGACCAACTTTAGTTATCCGTAAGTTGAATAAGCCAATCAAAATCATTTTTGTTGTTACCGAGGATTGGTTTTTCTGTTCTCATTTTTTAAAGCGGGCTATTGCAGCACGCCAACAGGGTTACCATGTGACTGTAATGACCCGGGTGCAGAACCATGGCGATAAGGTTATCTCGCATGGGCTCAAGCTAGTCCCCGTTAACTTGCTGCGCCGCAGAATGAATCCCTGGGGGGAACTGCGGATAATCTGGGAATTGATACGCATCTACAAGTCAGAACGACCGGACATTGTACATCATGTGGCACTAAAACCGATACTGTATGGTAGTATTGCGGCACTCGTTGCCCGCGTTCCATTTATAATAAACGCCCCAGTTGGTATGGGATATGTGTTTAGCTCAAAACAATGGCAAGCTAACTTATTTCGCCCATTCGTTATTCTTGCCTACCGCTTACTCTTGAATCCTGTAAACAGCTGCGTGATTTTTGAAAATCCGGATGACCTACGAATGTTGGCGGATAGTGGCCTCGTAAGTCCTAAACGCGCAACGCTGATTCGTGGCGCTGGTGTAAATCCGAATGTGTTTGCATCCAGACCAGAACCCGAAGGTGCCCCGGTAGTGATTTTAGCGGCGCGTATGCTTTGGGACAAGGGAATCGGAGAATTCGTAGAGGCGGCGCGGTGGTTACGGGAACAAGGTATTGCGGCCCGCTTTGTCTTGGTGGGGGATAGTGATCCAGGCAACCCAGCAGCAGTGCTGGTAGCCCGATTGGACGAATGGCGACGAAGTGGTGTGGTGGAATGGTGGGGGCATAGAGAAGATATGCCGGAAGTATTTGCGCAATCTAATATTGTAGTCTTGCCCTCGTACAGAGAAGGTCTCCCGAAAGTATTGCTTGAAGCTGCCTCTTGTGGCCGTGCTATTGTGGCCACGGATGTGCCGGGTTGTCGGGAAATTGTCCGTCATAACGAAAATGGTCTTTTGGTTCCTCCGCGTGATTCAAAGTCTTTGGCCGATGCCCTCAAGATTCTAATTGAAAACCCGGAACTCAGGAGAAAGATGGGGGCGCGTGGTCGGGAAATTGTGGAAGCTGAATTTTCAGAAGAGATCGTGGTTAGACAGACAATGGAGGTTTATAAAGAAATTATCCGCAGATTACGCAGATGACACAGATTAAATATCTCACGCAAAGGCGCTAAGGCGCGGAAAAAAATCAGATCGAGTTTCGGGAAGATATGGATAAAGGAAATAAACCATTGCTGCGATTGATACGGCTTGAATCCGCAGATTAATATCCACAGATTACACGGATTTTACAGATTAAGGAACTCTGGCCACGAATGTCACGAATGGGACACGAATTAGTTGGGGTTAGGGAAAAAGTTACAGAGAACGGGGGGCGGAATGACGCACTACACTCTTTCCCCGTCCGCCGCGGACTGCGGGGAACTTCAATCCGGTATCCATCCACATTCATGCCGGCCCATAGACAAATTCCCAAATCCACCGCCTATTTTCGTACGAGTTAGCTCCTGACCGTAAACACACCATAGCTGCTGTGCAGCGTGATTTCAAATCCGAAATCCGAAGCACGAATCTCGAAACAATATCGAATCACCAAAATTCAAATCCAAAATAATCGGCGCTGCTGTCGTTTGGAACATTGGGAATTTGGACATTTGAATTTGTTTCGGATTTCGATATTCGACATTCGGATTTGAACCCGGCTGCCTGGTAATCGGAGATCATCCATTGCTCTCTGTCAATAGTTTGATGGTGGATCAAGGAATTTGCCCGGAGTTGACAGCTAAGGCATAATATTGTAAGGTCTAATTTGCAACTATTGCAAAAACATCCTATCTTGCTGATATATCTACAAAACAACACGAATGAGCCAAGTTAACAAGGAAAGCCTGTATTTTTACAACCCCTGGTGGGAGACTGACAGAGTTTCTCCGGCCTTGCTGAGGGATTACCAGCGCCCCCTGATCAATACACTTTATTCGTATTTATCGCTGGACAGGATCATCGTTCTCAAGGGGCCCCGCCGCACTGGTAAGACAACTCTTCTGTACCAGATTGTAGACAGGCTGATCCGGGAGGGGACGCCCGGAACCGACGTCCTCTTTCTTTCCTTTGATGACATAACGCTTAGGACCGGCCTTGACGACATTCTCAAGGCGTACCAGGAGATAACGCGACGGGTCATTAAGGAGGGGAGGCCGGTCTATATTTTCATGGACGAGGTCCAGTTTCTGGAGAACTGGCAGTTTTTCGTAAAAAAATATTTCGATAGGAAATATCCGATTAAATTCCTGGTGTCAGGCTCGGCAGCGAGTCTGATCAAGAAAGGGTCGGAGTCGCTGGCGGGGCGGACCGTGGAAGAAACTGCGCACCCTTTCAGCATGTATGAATATCTCTGTTACCGCTTGCGGGACGCACGGCTGAAAACGGCGCTCGATGGCATGCGGGAACGGTTTGCGTCCTTCGATCTCCCGGACACCACAGACCTCATCCCTGCTCTCACTGAAATCAGGATTACGTTTCAGGAATATATCGAACGGGGCGGTTTCCCGAACCTCTTCGGGATCGAAGAGAAATTGCTCTGGAAGCGGATTGCCAGGGAAGACATTGTGGAAAAGGTCATTTACCGGGACATAGTGGAACTCTATGACATTAAAAAACCGGAGGTCCTGGA is from Thermodesulfobacteriota bacterium and encodes:
- a CDS encoding transposase, which translates into the protein MVKKHRYYDKEFKREAVQLVVEEGCKAAEVERNLGISKSTVSRWVREMREDPEQAFPHKGLLKPQDEDIRSLRLQENS
- a CDS encoding ATP-binding protein; the encoded protein is MSQVNKESLYFYNPWWETDRVSPALLRDYQRPLINTLYSYLSLDRIIVLKGPRRTGKTTLLYQIVDRLIREGTPGTDVLFLSFDDITLRTGLDDILKAYQEITRRVIKEGRPVYIFMDEVQFLENWQFFVKKYFDRKYPIKFLVSGSAASLIKKGSESLAGRTVEETAHPFSMYEYLCYRLRDARLKTALDGMRERFASFDLPDTTDLIPALTEIRITFQEYIERGGFPNLFGIEEKLLWKRIAREDIVEKVIYRDIVELYDIKKPEVLERLFLYLADITANVLSVANIANSLGLSREYTEKYLRYLEQALLVKRISKYARSVEKSVRSAEKVHLLDPGLINAFASVELGQLVESAAACHLLRRESGRLFYARETFEVDLVFEAEGKTFPIEVKYTDSISRRDLRGLYGFVGKYGSDTAVVVTRDLMKRESDHGTTTLYVPAWLFLLLCC
- a CDS encoding glycosyltransferase family 4 protein gives rise to the protein MLADSGLVSPKRATLIRGAGVNPNVFASRPEPEGAPVVILAARMLWDKGIGEFVEAARWLREQGIAARFVLVGDSDPGNPAAVLVARLDEWRRSGVVEWWGHREDMPEVFAQSNIVVLPSYREGLPKVLLEAASCGRAIVATDVPGCREIVRHNENGLLVPPRDSKSLADALKILIENPELRRKMGARGREIVEAEFSEEIVVRQTMEVYKEIIRRLRR